One Melospiza georgiana isolate bMelGeo1 chromosome 12, bMelGeo1.pri, whole genome shotgun sequence genomic window carries:
- the NHSL2 gene encoding NHS-like protein 2 isoform X1 translates to MGNAQRKGPRSQRRGRMRSATATSNLDLESKKAAPAKLPWQQPVNVFLAAGRPPGMEQLHQEAQLNLQSLLQEEYEEQYTESRVTGQTFRAAGHPPSDTSPEPSPRPPPAKRLEFVLMPPSQRAAEEETTSSTVLSARPPDTSLSLPTSPDKQQPWPSAFPLPPEEEKQWHQPSSIQTNIVPINVSGQHFARLASARHSLFNTETAMNPKSTLRRRRTIIGFPNLSLRDQGSANGPTSSTHAPIDESLSCSFVPETTSRGTAPQEISARPPLSAPLRKTFSDLGALRCQPPAAMDGAANPCASACNGTQGTPFSPPWTPVGYGSPPSLTTGPGKGPTCTSPGSFIPSPSPGSPAASTSFFIATEERMGSNGPSFFSGPVPASPPSSRCIQGAKGNFLPGSQEELEPAAGPAQLEVERAGCRFRERSLSVPTDSGSLCSVDITYAETRRGSANYALGYPSASSEGSTSTDNISLGLEPEGQRRRRSKSISLKKAKKKPSPPTRSVSLIKEGPDGDEGLSAALPKDQRPKSLCIPPELQGHRLVHADPQGSAGREPNSTTAPHQWHLTDWRAGSDPYQSLSGSSTTTGTTAVECAKTRGSSESLMSPSVSRATTPSQLSAEADLKTSSPGRPTGLMSPSSGYSSQSETPTPTVPTSTILGHSPHQVRVRPLVPERKSSLPPTSPMERSPKGRLSFDLPLTPPAHLDLSGLKISLKGKTKVSRHHSDSTFGTKLAQKTSPITPIMPVVTQSDLRSVRLRSISRSEPEDSADGPEEPAHIPCPGPERKVKPPVAEKPPLARRPPCILPKPPVLREEGPLSPKSPPGTTAKERGLAQDAFVVRRRGELRRSSALGESHLSLTPAGPRRLSQGSLDELRPERSSAEGERRKAKVPPPVPKKPSVLYLPLIPAPAQLGAGVGDLPPTPSPIITLDTEPTCCDPDTEEPPSPKAVGTTPASEPASEQGGSAEAGMEEKSFASDKTAESIVEEDDEVFTTSRTTEDLFTVIHRSKRKVLGRKEPGDTFSSRPTSHSPVKTSSSPAGESLAAAGSSGKSSSRNEDFKALLQKKSSKTSPGTRPSAAELLKTTNPLARRVITEFAPELDGANSPKSQP, encoded by the exons ATGGGCAACGCGCAGCGGAAGGGGCCGCGCAGCCAGCGGCGGGGCAGGATGCGCTCGGCAACAG ccacctctAACCTGGACCTCGAGAGCAAGAAAGCCGCCCCCGCCAagctgccatggcagcagcctGTGAACGTCTTCCTGGCAGCTGGGCGCCCACCGGGCATGGAGCAGCTGCACCAGGAGGCCCAGCTCAACCTCCAGAGCTTGCTGCAAG AGGAGTATGAGGAGCAGTACACCGAGAGCAGGGTCACTGGGCAGACCTTCCGCGCTGCTGGTCACCCGCCCTCCGACACCTCCCCTGAACCATCACCTCGACCCCCACCTGCCAAGCGCCTTGAGTTCGTGCTTATG CCCCCAAGCCAGCGAGCGGCCGAAGAGGAGaccaccagcagcactgtgctCAGTGCTCGGCCTCCTGACACCTCCCTGAGCCTCCCCACCAGTCCAGACAAGCAGCAACCCTGGCCCAGCGCCTTCCCCTTGCCCCCTGAGGAGGAGAAGCAGtggcaccagcccagctccatccagaCCAACATTGTCCCCATCAATGTCTCTG GGCAGCACTTTGCTAGGCTTGCGAGTGCTCGTCACTCCCTGTTTAACACAGAGACTGCGATGAACCCAAAGTCCACCCTGCGGCGTAGACGGACCATTATTGGATTCCCTAACCTGTCCCTGCGAGACCAAG GCAGTGCCAACGGCCCCACCTCCAGCACACACGCGCCCATCGATGAgtccctgtcctgcagctttGTGCCTGAGACCACGAGCAGGGGCACTGCGCCCCAGGAGATCAGCGCTCGTCCGCCCCTCTCAGCCCCACTGAGGAAGACCTTCAGTGACCTCGGGGCCCTTCGCTGCCAGCCACCTGCTGccatggatggggcagccaacccctgtgccagtgcctgcaATGGGACACAGGGCACCCCTTTTTCTCCGCCCTGGACCCCCGTGGGTTATGGGAGCCCCCCCAGCCTTACCACTGGCCCAGGCAAGGGGCCCACCTGCACCTCGCCGGGCAGCTTCATTCCATCGCCCAGCCCAGGTTCACCCGCCGCCTCCACCTCCTTCTTCATCGCCACAGAAGAGCGCATGGGCAGCAATGGGCCCAGCTTTTTCTCTGGCCCAGTGCCTGCTTCCCCACCCAGCTCCAGGTGCATCCAGGGAGCCAAGGGGAATTTCTTGCCAGGAAGCCAAGAGGAGCTGGAGCCAGCGGCAGGGCCAGCGCAGCTGGAGGTGGAGCGGGCAGGGTGCCGGTTCCGTGAGCGGTCGCTGTCGGTGCCCACTGACTCGGGgtccctctgctctgtggaCATCACGTATGCTGAGACCCGGCGGGGCAGCGCCAACTACGCCCTGGGCTACCCCAGCGCCAGCTCCgagggcagcaccagcaccgACAACatctccctggggctggagcccgaggggcagcggcggcggcgctccAAGAGCATCTCCCTGAAGAAGGCCAAGAAGAAGCCCTCGCCACCCACGCGCAGCGTCTCACTGATCAAAGAGGGGCCGGATGGTGATGAGGGGCTCAGCGCGGCACTGCCCAAGGACCAGCGGCCCAAGAGCCTGTGCATCCCACCAGAGCTCCAGGGTCACCGGCTGGTGCACGCCGACCCTCAGGGGAGTGCAGGCAGGGAGCCCAACAGCACAACCGCCCCCCACCAGTGGCATCTCACAGACTGGAGGGCTGGCAGTGATCCCTACCAGTCCCTCTCTGGCTCAAGCACAACCACAGGGACCACGGCTGTTGAGTGTGCCAAGACACGGGGCAGCTCTGAGTCCCTCATGTCTCCTTCAGTCTCCAGGGCCACGACgccctcccagctctctgccgAGGCAGACCTCAAGACCTCCTCGCCAGGCAGGCCCACAGGGCTGATGTCCCCATCCAGCGGGTACTCCAGCCAGTCAGAGACCCCAACCCCCACCGTACCCACCTCCACCATCCTCGGGCACTCCCCGCACCAGGTGCGCGTGAGGCCACTGGTCCCCGAGAGGAAATCCTCTCTGCCCCCCACATCCCCCATGGAGAGGAGCCCCAAGGGCAGGCTGTCCTTCGACCTCCCACTGACTCCACCCGCCCACCTTGACCTCTCAGGGCTGAAGATCTCCCTGAAGGGGAAGACTAAGGTGAGCCGGCACCACTCTGACTCCACCTTTGGCACCAAGCTGGCCCAGAAGACCAGTCCCATCACACCCATCATGCCCGTGGTGACACAGTCCGACCTGCGCTCTGTCCGCCTCCGCTCCATCAGCCGCTCAGAGCCAGAGGACAGCGCTGATGGCCCAGAGGAGCCAGCACacatcccctgccctgggccGGAGAGAAAAGTGAAGCCACCTGTGGCAGAGAAGCCACCCCTGGCCAGGCGCCCCCCGTGCATCCTGCCCAAGCCCCCAGTTCTGCGGGAGgagggtcccctgtcccccaaatccccaccaGGCACTACCGCCAAGGAGAGGGGGCTGGCACAGGATGCCTTTGTGGTGCGGCGGAGAGGGGAGCTGAGgaggagctcagctctgggggAGTCCCACTTGTCCCTGACCCCAGCGGGGCCCCGGCGgctctcccagggcagcctggacGAGCTGCGGCCAGAGCGGAGCAGTGCCGAGGGGGAGCGCAGGAAGGCCAAGGTACCCCCGCCAGTGCCCAAAAAGCCCAGCGTGCTGTACCTGCCActcatcccagccccagcacagctgggagctggtgTGGGGGACCTGCcacccacccccagccccatcaTCACCCTGGACACTGAGCCCACCTGCTGCGACCCTGACACTGAGGAGCCGCCCTCCCCCAAGGCCGTGGGCACCACGCCTGCCAGCGAGCCTGCCTCAGAGCAAG GCGGCTCAGCAGAAGCCGGCATGGAGGAGAAGAGCTTTGCCAGTGACAAGACAGCCGAGTCCATCGTGGAGGAGGACGATGAGGTGTTCACGACGTCCCGCACTACGGAGGATCTCTTCACAGTGATCCACAG GTCAAAGAGGAAGGTCTTGGGGCGGAAAGAGCCTGGTGACACCTTCAGCAGCCGACCCACCTCCCACTCACCTGTAAAGACTTCAAGCTCCCCAGCTGGAGAgtctctggcagcagcaggcagcagtgggAAGTCTTCCAGCAGGAATGAGGATTTTAAAGCCCTGCTCCAgaagaagagcagcaaaacaagccCTGGTACTCGGCCATCTGCCGCCGAACTGCTCAAGACCACAAACCCGCTGGCCCGGAGGGTCATCACAGAGTTTGCCCCTGAGCTGGACGGTGCAAACAGCCCCAAAAGCCAGCCCTGA